A region of Lacinutrix sp. Hel_I_90 DNA encodes the following proteins:
- a CDS encoding AraC family transcriptional regulator, translating to MTINNLKTFFESLECAIGAVRIDYTNDSTHPKEYEVNLDSALVRGTIKGVELDSDILFIEFDVKFNEDITIKLDTPKGSVVNFLYCIEGNISQSFEKNKLVNSIQTYHTHISAPIETEENHLYFPKNEQVHCVLIAVNTSKTSLANSSINKMVSKLFVEGQTQDFIYNGSSNLKITEHIERLVNRSKEGIVKRVLTEGLIYVILSMKIEHYTLDLSRPQALTKALTKSELKQINELSQFIKNFPETDLGVSGLCSKFGLNTKKAQKGFKLMHEKTLNEYIRFVRVTKSEELIKTTDLNISEIVYTLGLTNRSYFSHIFKEVYNCSPSAYKQKNGLAAAG from the coding sequence ATGACTATCAATAATTTAAAAACTTTTTTCGAAAGTCTTGAATGCGCTATTGGGGCGGTAAGAATAGATTATACCAACGACAGTACTCATCCAAAAGAATATGAAGTAAACCTTGATAGCGCTTTGGTTCGTGGGACTATTAAAGGAGTCGAATTAGATAGTGACATTTTATTTATTGAGTTTGATGTAAAATTTAATGAAGACATCACCATTAAATTAGATACTCCAAAAGGTTCGGTTGTAAATTTTTTATACTGTATTGAAGGAAATATATCTCAAAGCTTTGAAAAAAACAAATTAGTCAATTCCATTCAAACCTACCATACCCATATTTCTGCACCTATTGAAACGGAAGAAAATCATCTTTACTTCCCTAAAAACGAGCAGGTACATTGTGTGCTAATCGCTGTAAATACTTCTAAGACGAGTTTAGCTAATAGTAGTATTAATAAAATGGTTTCAAAACTTTTTGTTGAAGGTCAGACTCAGGATTTTATTTATAACGGCTCTAGTAATTTAAAAATTACGGAACATATTGAACGATTAGTAAACAGATCAAAAGAAGGGATTGTAAAAAGAGTATTAACCGAAGGGTTAATTTATGTGATTTTATCTATGAAAATAGAGCACTACACATTAGACCTTTCCAGACCTCAAGCTTTAACAAAAGCATTAACAAAGTCTGAGTTAAAACAAATTAATGAGCTCTCTCAGTTCATAAAAAACTTTCCAGAAACAGATTTGGGGGTGAGCGGCTTATGTTCAAAATTTGGTTTAAACACTAAGAAAGCTCAAAAAGGCTTTAAGTTAATGCACGAAAAAACGTTAAATGAGTACATAAGGTTTGTAAGGGTAACAAAATCTGAAGAACTCATTAAAACAACAGATTTAAATATTTCTGAAATTGTTTATACCTTAGGTCTTACCAATAGGAGCTATTTCTCGCACATTTTTAAAGAAGTGTACAACTGTTCTCCAAGTGCCTATAAACAAAAGAACGGGTTAGCAGCAGCAGGGTAA
- a CDS encoding YqgE/AlgH family protein: protein MILTKPKKGDLLIAEPSIIGDLSFNRSIVLLTNHSEEGSIGFILNKPLDYTINDLVPEINAPFKVYNGGPVEQDNLYFIHKVPELIPNSIEISLGIFWGGDFGEVSKLIIEEKITERDIKFFLGYSGWEINQLEEELKSNAWVVTKNVHKNTIIEKDYEFFWKEKMIELGGDYSIWSNAPENPTYN, encoded by the coding sequence ATGATTTTGACCAAACCAAAAAAAGGGGATTTGTTAATTGCTGAACCATCAATAATTGGAGATTTATCTTTTAATCGGTCCATTGTCTTATTAACAAATCACTCAGAAGAGGGCTCTATTGGTTTTATACTGAACAAGCCTTTAGATTACACGATTAATGATTTAGTTCCCGAAATCAATGCGCCCTTTAAGGTTTATAATGGAGGTCCTGTTGAACAGGATAATCTCTATTTTATACATAAGGTACCAGAATTGATTCCCAATAGCATTGAAATCTCTTTAGGTATTTTTTGGGGAGGCGATTTTGGCGAGGTTTCAAAATTAATCATTGAAGAAAAAATAACTGAGAGGGATATCAAATTCTTTTTAGGTTACTCGGGATGGGAAATCAATCAGTTAGAAGAAGAACTCAAGTCTAATGCTTGGGTGGTAACAAAAAACGTACACAAAAACACCATTATTGAAAAAGATTACGAATTTTTCTGGAAAGAAAAAATGATAGAACTGGGTGGTGACTATAGTATTTGGTCTAACGCTCCAGAAAACCCTACCTATAATTAA
- a CDS encoding START-like domain-containing protein, translating to MDEKLKYELEFPIHASPQLLYQYISTPSGLSEWFADNVNSRGELFKFIWDGSEESAKLIAKKSGERIKFKWLVDEDDPYYFEIRIQVDEITKDVSIMITDFAEEDEVDEAKMLWENQISDLKQVLGSA from the coding sequence ATGGACGAAAAATTAAAATACGAATTGGAATTTCCTATTCACGCTTCTCCGCAATTGCTATATCAATATATCTCGACACCGTCTGGTTTATCTGAATGGTTTGCAGATAATGTAAACTCTCGAGGTGAGCTTTTTAAGTTTATTTGGGATGGATCAGAAGAGTCAGCAAAGTTAATTGCAAAGAAGAGTGGAGAGCGCATTAAATTTAAATGGTTAGTAGATGAAGACGATCCATATTATTTTGAGATAAGAATACAGGTTGATGAAATTACAAAAGATGTGTCCATTATGATTACCGATTTTGCTGAAGAAGATGAAGTCGATGAAGCAAAAATGCTTTGGGAAAATCAAATTTCAGATTTAAAACAAGTATTAGGTTCTGCATAA
- a CDS encoding DUF4290 domain-containing protein, which translates to MIDDIEYNTEREHLIIPEYGRHVQKMVNFAIKQETKEERSKVAKAIISVMGNLQPHLRDVPDFQHKLWDQLFIMSKFELDADSPYGMPSKELLEERPETLEYPQNFPKYRFYGNNIKTMIDVAISWEDGDLKEALIYTIANHMKKCFLNWNKDTVEDSVIFNHLFELSNGELNLKDSEEELTDSASLIKSSNKKKYTNTHSSKKGSQSKSNTSNRNKKRY; encoded by the coding sequence TTGATAGACGACATAGAATACAACACAGAGCGTGAGCATTTAATCATTCCAGAATATGGAAGACACGTTCAAAAAATGGTGAACTTTGCTATTAAGCAAGAGACTAAAGAAGAACGCAGTAAAGTTGCTAAAGCAATTATTTCGGTCATGGGAAATCTACAACCTCATTTACGTGATGTGCCAGATTTTCAGCATAAACTTTGGGATCAACTCTTTATCATGTCTAAATTTGAGTTAGACGCAGATTCTCCTTATGGAATGCCATCTAAAGAACTTTTAGAAGAGAGACCAGAAACATTAGAATACCCTCAGAATTTTCCAAAATACCGTTTCTACGGTAACAATATCAAAACGATGATTGATGTGGCTATTTCATGGGAAGATGGCGATTTGAAAGAAGCGTTAATCTATACTATTGCCAACCACATGAAAAAATGTTTCTTAAATTGGAACAAGGACACCGTGGAAGATAGTGTGATTTTTAATCACTTATTCGAATTATCTAATGGTGAGTTGAACCTTAAAGATTCAGAGGAAGAATTAACAGATTCTGCAAGTTTAATAAAAAGTAGTAATAAGAAAAAGTATACCAATACGCATTCTAGCAAAAAGGGATCTCAAAGTAAATCCAATACATCTAACCGCAACAAAAAACGATATTAA
- a CDS encoding DUF493 family protein, translating into MSEKQNPDEFYKKLKEQLQDTALWPTEYLYKFIVKSDAKKILDIEAIFNHLGAVINTKESSNGKYTSVSIHVRLKNPDAVIEKYKEVAAKIEGVISL; encoded by the coding sequence ATGAGCGAGAAACAAAATCCAGATGAATTTTATAAGAAGCTAAAAGAGCAGTTGCAGGATACTGCATTATGGCCCACGGAGTACTTGTATAAATTTATTGTTAAATCTGATGCGAAAAAAATTTTAGATATCGAAGCTATTTTTAACCATTTAGGAGCGGTGATTAACACAAAAGAATCTAGTAATGGTAAATACACCAGCGTTTCAATACATGTGCGTTTAAAAAATCCTGATGCTGTTATTGAAAAATACAAAGAAGTCGCCGCCAAAATAGAAGGGGTTATTTCTTTATAG
- the fmt gene encoding methionyl-tRNA formyltransferase has product MTKEKDLRIVFMGTPDFAVTTLQTLVENNYTIVGVITAPDKPAGRGRKLNKSAVKEFAEAQHLNILQPTNLKDADFLKELKALKANLQIVVAFRMLPKAVWQMPEYGTFNLHASLLPNYRGAAPINWAIINGETKTGVSTFFIDEKIDTGAMILQEELPIEANENAGSLHDKLMTLGSTLVLKTVKLIEEGAVKTIAQPEDAISKTAYKLNTENCKIDWSAPIDTIYNKIRGLSPYPAAWSTLHNGDTTLDVKIYTSEKEVVAHDYAVGQIISTKKETKVAVKEGFIKILELKLPGKRTMDIKSLLNGYSFEKDAKMV; this is encoded by the coding sequence ATGACAAAGGAAAAAGACTTACGGATAGTTTTTATGGGCACACCAGATTTTGCCGTCACCACTTTACAAACACTTGTAGAAAACAACTATACTATTGTTGGTGTTATTACTGCTCCAGACAAACCAGCAGGCCGCGGCCGCAAACTTAACAAAAGTGCTGTAAAAGAATTTGCTGAAGCACAGCATTTAAATATTTTACAACCCACTAATCTTAAAGACGCGGATTTTTTAAAAGAACTAAAAGCCCTAAAGGCAAACCTACAAATAGTGGTAGCCTTTAGAATGTTACCAAAAGCGGTTTGGCAAATGCCTGAGTATGGCACTTTTAATCTTCATGCCTCTCTTTTACCAAACTACCGTGGTGCAGCACCAATTAATTGGGCAATAATAAATGGAGAAACAAAAACTGGGGTATCTACATTCTTTATAGATGAAAAAATAGATACTGGCGCCATGATTCTCCAGGAGGAGCTACCCATTGAAGCCAATGAAAATGCAGGAAGCCTTCACGACAAACTAATGACTCTTGGGAGTACCCTAGTACTAAAAACAGTAAAACTAATAGAAGAAGGCGCTGTTAAGACCATAGCACAACCTGAAGATGCGATTAGCAAAACAGCCTATAAACTAAATACAGAAAATTGTAAAATAGATTGGTCAGCACCAATAGATACTATATATAATAAAATTCGTGGCTTAAGCCCCTACCCCGCTGCCTGGAGCACTTTGCATAACGGAGATACTACTTTAGATGTGAAAATTTATACTTCAGAAAAAGAAGTTGTTGCCCATGACTATGCGGTGGGTCAAATTATTTCCACTAAAAAAGAAACTAAAGTCGCTGTAAAAGAAGGTTTTATAAAAATACTAGAGCTAAAGCTACCAGGAAAACGGACCATGGACATTAAATCTCTTTTAAATGGTTATTCTTTTGAAAAGGATGCAAAAATGGTGTAA
- the murA gene encoding UDP-N-acetylglucosamine 1-carboxyvinyltransferase yields MGTFIIEGGHQLKGEIQPQGAKNEALQILCAVLLTSEKVTINNIPDIIDINKLMMLLGNLGVKVEKITEGTYTFQADDINLKYLESALFKEEGRGLRGSIMIVGPLLARFGKGYIPKPGGDKIGRRRLDTHFEGFINLGAKFRYNREDYFYGVEAEKLKGTDMLLDEASVTGTANIVMAAVLAEGKTTIYNAACEPYLQQLCKMLNRMGAKISGVGSNLLTIEGVDRLGGTEHTMLPDMIEIGSWIGLAAMTKSELTIKNVSWADLGQIPNVFRKLGITLERRGDDIYIPEHKEGYEIQNYIDGSILTIADAPWPGFTPDLLSIVLVVATQARGEVLVHQKMFESRLFFVDKIIDMGAKIILCDPHRATIIGHDFKSQLKATTMTSPDIRAGISLLIAALSAKGTSKIHNIEQIDRGYQHIVERLQRIGAKIERVEGN; encoded by the coding sequence ATGGGTACATTTATTATTGAAGGCGGACACCAGCTAAAAGGTGAAATACAGCCTCAAGGCGCGAAAAACGAAGCATTACAAATTTTATGTGCTGTATTGCTGACTTCTGAAAAAGTTACCATTAATAATATTCCAGATATTATTGATATCAATAAACTCATGATGCTTTTAGGCAATTTAGGGGTTAAAGTTGAGAAAATAACAGAAGGAACTTATACTTTTCAAGCAGACGACATTAATCTAAAATATTTAGAATCTGCCCTGTTTAAAGAAGAAGGGCGTGGTTTGCGTGGCTCAATCATGATTGTTGGACCCTTATTAGCACGTTTTGGAAAAGGGTACATTCCTAAACCGGGAGGTGATAAAATTGGCCGTCGTCGTTTAGATACCCATTTTGAAGGCTTTATTAACCTTGGTGCGAAATTTAGATATAATCGTGAAGATTATTTTTATGGCGTAGAGGCTGAAAAACTTAAAGGAACAGACATGCTTCTCGATGAAGCATCGGTTACTGGAACAGCTAATATTGTCATGGCCGCTGTTTTAGCAGAAGGTAAAACAACGATATACAACGCGGCTTGTGAACCTTACTTACAGCAATTGTGTAAAATGCTGAATCGTATGGGGGCAAAAATCTCTGGTGTGGGTTCTAATTTATTAACCATAGAAGGCGTAGACCGTTTAGGCGGAACAGAACATACCATGCTTCCTGATATGATTGAAATTGGTAGTTGGATTGGTCTTGCAGCTATGACGAAGAGTGAACTTACCATTAAAAATGTAAGTTGGGCTGATTTAGGACAAATACCAAACGTATTTAGAAAACTAGGGATTACCTTAGAAAGACGTGGAGACGATATTTATATTCCTGAGCATAAAGAAGGTTACGAAATACAAAACTATATTGATGGTTCTATTTTAACGATTGCAGATGCGCCTTGGCCTGGTTTTACTCCAGACTTACTAAGCATTGTTTTAGTTGTTGCAACGCAAGCAAGAGGCGAAGTATTAGTACACCAAAAAATGTTTGAAAGCCGTTTATTCTTTGTAGATAAGATAATTGATATGGGCGCAAAAATTATTTTGTGTGATCCGCATAGAGCGACCATTATTGGTCATGATTTTAAATCACAGCTAAAAGCAACCACCATGACGTCGCCAGATATTAGAGCAGGTATTTCATTATTGATTGCTGCATTATCTGCAAAAGGAACCTCTAAAATTCATAATATCGAACAAATTGATCGCGGTTACCAACACATAGTAGAACGTCTACAACGTATAGGTGCAAAGATTGAAAGAGTAGAAGGAAACTAA
- a CDS encoding ATP-dependent DNA helicase RecQ, with product MEHPINILERYWKFTTFKPLQEDIINSVLAGEDTFALLPTGGGKSLCFQIPALAKEGICIVVSPLVALMKNQVQALQDKGIKAMALTSGISYSQLDTLLDNCIYGNYKFLYLSPERLQQDIVQDRIRQMHVNLIAVDEAHCISQWGNDFRPSYKNITKLRELQPTVNVIALTASATPEVVEDIIIELDFISPKVFRQSFSRPNLAYMVFHEEDKYFRLEAILKKNPAASIVYVRNRKATLEVSRFLESKGFTSTYYHGGLTNKEKDAALDNWMQNRKQIIVATSAFGMGIDKPDVKTVVHLNLPESMESYFQEAGRAGRNGNKAFAVILKNNADEGLVKNQFLNVLPRVDFIKVIYRKLSSYFQIPYGEGVNETFDFNFNKFCKLYKFNTVLAYNALLLLDRTSVITLSKQFNQRTIVQFIVSNAALFNYLETHSESNTVVKSILRTYGGIFEQETKINTSLVAEKASVNENVIFAVLKQLEKAEIITFKNSKTDAQITYLQPREDDNTINSISTVIKQQNVLKEKQVLSVLNYINNDDLCKSVQLLSYFGEKDASDCGVCSVCISRKPSKLADSKVITRKIIEALESENLSSRSLFERLNFSETQINSTLKVLLEQEIISITKTNTYKLAHI from the coding sequence ATGGAGCATCCTATAAACATATTAGAACGTTATTGGAAATTCACCACATTTAAGCCGCTTCAAGAAGACATTATAAATTCGGTTTTAGCAGGTGAAGACACCTTTGCTCTTTTGCCTACTGGTGGAGGTAAATCGCTATGTTTTCAAATTCCAGCTTTGGCCAAAGAAGGCATTTGTATTGTCGTTTCGCCTTTAGTAGCACTTATGAAAAACCAAGTGCAGGCATTACAAGATAAAGGTATAAAAGCAATGGCTTTAACCAGTGGTATTTCCTATTCGCAATTAGACACACTCTTAGACAATTGTATTTATGGCAATTATAAATTCTTGTATTTATCCCCCGAACGTTTACAACAAGATATTGTTCAAGATAGAATACGGCAAATGCATGTGAATCTTATTGCAGTAGATGAAGCACATTGTATTAGCCAATGGGGAAACGACTTTAGACCAAGCTATAAAAATATTACAAAGTTACGTGAGTTACAGCCCACTGTAAATGTTATTGCTTTAACCGCAAGTGCAACTCCAGAAGTGGTTGAGGACATAATTATAGAACTTGATTTTATTAGTCCGAAAGTATTCCGACAGTCTTTTTCTCGGCCTAATTTAGCCTATATGGTTTTCCACGAAGAAGATAAATATTTCAGGTTAGAGGCTATTTTAAAAAAAAATCCAGCGGCTTCAATCGTCTATGTCAGAAACCGAAAAGCAACATTAGAGGTCAGCCGGTTTTTGGAAAGCAAAGGCTTTACTTCTACTTATTATCATGGCGGACTAACAAACAAAGAGAAGGATGCGGCTCTTGATAACTGGATGCAAAACAGAAAGCAAATTATAGTTGCTACCAGCGCTTTTGGCATGGGTATAGACAAACCCGATGTAAAAACGGTAGTCCATTTAAACTTGCCTGAAAGCATGGAAAGTTATTTTCAAGAAGCTGGACGTGCAGGAAGAAATGGAAACAAGGCATTTGCCGTTATTTTAAAAAACAACGCGGATGAAGGTCTGGTTAAAAACCAGTTTTTAAACGTGCTGCCAAGGGTTGACTTTATAAAGGTAATCTATAGGAAGTTGAGCAGTTATTTTCAAATTCCTTATGGTGAAGGTGTCAATGAAACATTCGATTTCAATTTTAATAAATTTTGTAAGCTTTATAAATTTAATACTGTTTTAGCCTACAATGCCTTACTATTACTAGACAGAACGAGTGTGATAACACTTTCAAAGCAGTTTAACCAAAGAACCATTGTACAGTTTATTGTAAGCAATGCCGCTCTTTTTAACTATTTAGAAACACATTCAGAGAGTAATACGGTCGTAAAATCGATTTTAAGAACTTATGGCGGCATTTTTGAACAGGAAACTAAAATCAATACCAGTTTGGTAGCCGAGAAAGCCTCAGTTAATGAAAATGTTATTTTTGCTGTGCTAAAACAATTAGAAAAAGCTGAGATTATTACATTTAAAAATTCAAAGACAGATGCACAAATAACGTATTTGCAACCGCGAGAAGATGATAATACGATTAATAGCATTTCTACTGTTATAAAACAACAAAACGTACTAAAGGAAAAACAGGTGCTTTCGGTTTTAAACTATATAAATAATGATGACCTTTGTAAAAGCGTACAACTCCTCTCCTATTTTGGAGAAAAAGACGCTTCTGATTGCGGTGTTTGTTCTGTTTGTATTAGTCGAAAACCATCTAAATTAGCGGATTCAAAAGTGATTACCCGAAAAATAATAGAAGCTTTAGAGTCTGAAAATTTATCATCTCGAAGTTTATTTGAGCGTCTAAATTTTTCTGAAACACAAATAAACAGCACATTAAAAGTCTTATTAGAACAAGAAATAATAAGTATTACAAAAACCAATACCTATAAATTAGCACATATATAA
- a CDS encoding aminotransferase class IV: MINYNGTFNKNTENLSITNRGYAYGDALFETIKVSYGKLLFWEDHYFRLMASMRIMRMEIPMTFTMEFLEAEVLKTIEANDLGQTSVRIKISVHRNEGGLYSPTTNAVSYVITAKAIENDFYLLNEADYEVDLYKDFYVAPSLLSTLKTNNKALNVLGSIFAKENDLDNCLLLNTNKTVIEALNGNLFLVKGKTIKTPPLTDGCLKGIMRKQILDILEVLPDYSIEETSISAFELQKADELFITNVIHGIQPITKYRKKSYSNTVSKVLLQKLNVKIRLS; this comes from the coding sequence ATGATTAATTACAACGGAACGTTTAATAAAAACACAGAAAATTTAAGCATTACTAATAGAGGTTACGCTTATGGTGATGCTTTATTTGAAACTATAAAAGTGTCTTATGGAAAGCTTTTATTTTGGGAAGATCATTATTTTAGATTGATGGCGTCTATGCGAATCATGCGCATGGAAATCCCTATGACTTTTACCATGGAGTTTCTTGAAGCTGAAGTTTTAAAAACAATTGAAGCTAATGATTTGGGACAAACATCTGTTCGTATAAAAATTAGTGTACATAGAAATGAAGGTGGTTTGTATAGTCCAACAACAAATGCGGTAAGTTATGTCATTACAGCAAAGGCCATTGAAAATGATTTTTATTTGCTAAATGAGGCTGATTATGAGGTTGACTTGTATAAGGATTTTTATGTGGCACCAAGTTTATTATCTACACTTAAAACCAATAATAAGGCCTTAAATGTTTTAGGTAGTATTTTTGCAAAAGAAAATGACTTAGATAACTGTCTGCTTTTGAATACCAATAAAACGGTCATTGAAGCGCTAAACGGAAATTTATTTCTTGTAAAAGGAAAAACAATTAAAACACCGCCTTTAACTGATGGGTGCTTAAAAGGCATTATGCGTAAGCAAATCCTAGATATTTTAGAGGTATTACCAGACTATAGTATTGAGGAAACTTCAATCTCTGCTTTTGAACTTCAAAAAGCTGATGAATTATTTATTACTAACGTTATTCATGGCATTCAACCAATAACAAAGTACAGAAAAAAAAGCTATTCAAATACTGTTTCTAAAGTGTTACTTCAAAAACTAAATGTGAAGATAAGATTGTCTTAA
- a CDS encoding amidohydrolase family protein, with translation MIIDVHTHINNYHEDRVVSLEDCLNNLTDNMLENKVNYSLVLSSYKVNEHRPSTRQVVEAIKGRDNLGVVSGISYLHYDHRDVREISEYLENGLIKGLKFYPGYEPFYPNDIRLKLMYEMAIEYDVPVMFHSGDTYAPTGKIKYSHPIHIDDLAVDYPDLKIVICHIGNPWIKDCMEVVYKNKNVYADISGLVLGNFSEKFERYMKKEIEEMITYAGDPNYLLYGTDWPISNMESYLKFMNQLELADEKKELILWKNAAKLFDIDVKKL, from the coding sequence ATGATTATAGACGTACATACTCATATTAATAATTACCACGAAGACCGGGTGGTTTCTCTAGAAGATTGTCTAAACAATCTTACGGATAACATGTTAGAAAACAAGGTAAACTATTCGTTAGTGCTGTCTTCTTATAAAGTTAATGAGCACCGTCCCAGCACAAGGCAGGTTGTTGAAGCTATAAAAGGCCGTGATAACTTAGGTGTTGTTTCTGGTATTAGTTATTTACATTATGACCATAGAGATGTAAGAGAAATAAGTGAATACCTAGAAAATGGCCTCATAAAAGGTTTAAAATTTTATCCAGGCTACGAGCCGTTTTACCCAAACGATATTCGATTGAAACTCATGTACGAAATGGCTATAGAATATGATGTTCCAGTCATGTTTCATTCTGGTGACACCTACGCGCCTACTGGTAAAATAAAATACTCTCACCCCATACATATTGATGATTTAGCAGTAGATTACCCCGATTTAAAAATAGTAATCTGTCATATTGGAAATCCATGGATTAAAGATTGTATGGAAGTCGTCTATAAAAACAAAAACGTGTATGCTGATATTTCAGGATTGGTTCTGGGTAATTTTTCTGAAAAGTTCGAACGCTACATGAAAAAAGAAATTGAAGAAATGATTACGTATGCAGGTGACCCAAATTATTTGTTATACGGTACAGATTGGCCCATTTCTAATATGGAATCTTATTTAAAATTTATGAATCAATTAGAACTAGCAGATGAAAAAAAGGAGTTAATCCTTTGGAAAAATGCGGCTAAGCTCTTTGATATAGATGTAAAAAAGCTTTAA
- a CDS encoding AAA family ATPase — protein MNTKTIVITGGPGTGKSSLIKELTKRGFTCFEEISRDVILKAREEGIEQLFLTDPIKFSELLLEGRITQYKDAISSDNEFVFLDRGIPDVPAYMDFKGTSYANVFKLACKEHVYDSVFILAPWQDIFTSDNERYENFDQAIEIHEKLLDTYNSYGYNLRDVPFGSIEARADYIIDVVKVL, from the coding sequence TTGAATACAAAAACTATTGTCATAACCGGTGGTCCAGGAACCGGAAAATCTTCACTAATAAAGGAGTTAACAAAAAGAGGGTTTACCTGCTTTGAAGAAATATCTAGAGACGTGATATTAAAAGCTAGAGAAGAAGGTATTGAGCAGCTTTTTTTAACAGATCCTATAAAGTTTAGTGAATTACTTTTAGAAGGAAGAATTACACAATACAAGGACGCTATTTCAAGTGATAATGAATTCGTGTTTTTAGATCGTGGTATTCCAGATGTGCCCGCGTATATGGATTTTAAAGGCACTAGTTATGCCAATGTTTTTAAGCTCGCCTGCAAAGAACATGTTTATGATTCGGTTTTTATCTTAGCGCCGTGGCAGGATATTTTCACGAGTGATAATGAACGTTATGAAAATTTTGACCAGGCCATAGAAATTCATGAAAAACTGCTAGATACCTACAACAGCTATGGCTATAATTTAAGAGATGTTCCTTTTGGCTCCATTGAAGCTAGAGCAGATTATATTATCGATGTTGTAAAAGTATTGTAA
- a CDS encoding HU family DNA-binding protein, which produces MNKTDLIDAMAEHAGITKAASKKALECALIEIEGALQKGDRVSLVGFGSWSVSKRAARDGRNPQTGKTIKIKAKNVVKFKAGSDLSSAVN; this is translated from the coding sequence ATGAACAAAACAGATTTAATCGATGCTATGGCAGAACACGCAGGAATTACTAAAGCAGCTTCAAAAAAAGCTTTAGAATGTGCGTTAATTGAAATAGAAGGCGCTTTACAAAAAGGTGACAGAGTTTCATTAGTAGGATTCGGTTCTTGGTCAGTTTCTAAAAGAGCTGCAAGAGATGGAAGAAACCCACAAACTGGAAAAACAATCAAAATCAAAGCGAAAAACGTTGTTAAGTTTAAAGCTGGATCTGATTTATCAAGTGCTGTAAACTAA